ATACGTTCTCTTTTGAGACTGCAGTTTCTACCAGAACCGTGATCGGCTGGCCTGGATTTCCCTCAATAGCCTTTTTTGTCCTCACTACAGGGATGGGACAACTAAAACCCCGCACATCTACCTCAACCATTGCTATTTCCTCCTTTTTTAATTTTTCTCTGTATTAATTAAAGAAATATTTCACCATGTCCTTTTCTTAAGTCAATGACATTGATCTGTTAGATTCTACATAACAGACACCACTCCACTCGCATAAATATTCCTTAAACACGGCCGGAAATTGGGAGATGATCTGCCAGACCTTAGTACCTGGCGTAGCCCGGGCCAATTTGCCTGCCATGCGATTTGCCCTGGCTGCAATTATAGCTGCCTCATGTAATTCCAGTTCAGCATAGGCAAAAGCAGCCACTAGACCGGTAATGGTATCACCCGTTCCCCCTATGGCCTCCAATTCAGGTATGTTGGGCTCAGAAACGGTATCAATAATCTCCCCCTCCTCAACCACATAGTCAATCTCCCCCTTGACCAACAACAACTTTGCTGCACTCTTAA
The Deltaproteobacteria bacterium genome window above contains:
- a CDS encoding sulfurtransferase TusA family protein codes for the protein MVEVDVRGFSCPIPVVRTKKAIEGNPGQPITVLVETAVSKENV